The following coding sequences are from one Candidatus Hydrogenedentota bacterium window:
- a CDS encoding DegQ family serine endoprotease, whose amino-acid sequence MSRKTKIGFWLATVMMIAGTSLITLGGANPAPVQGQDHSGSIAAVDAMSDAFAYVANQTSPAVVFIEIQKTVTPRPASFFGPEGYSFGIPGFFGPMPGRGPDSMGDDGPGRYPVPVGEGSGFIISPDGYIVTNNHVTDDADRLKVTLADGRTFDAKLVGADPQTEIALIKVEAENLPTVKLGDSDSLRVGEWVLAIGSPFGLNHSVTSGIVSARERGNVGIVDYADFIQTDAAINPGNSGGPLLNMKGEVVGMNTAIVSRGGGSNGVGFAIPVNMVKSVVDQLRDHGSVTRGFLGVGIQELTPDLAQWFGIPDNRGVLISQVSPDSPAEKAGLQRDDVIVEMDGKSVAEAGTFRSHIATKKPGTSVELGILRKGERINKKVDLGSLEGKKIAANEPDTQSGQMGLGIELQPLTSDIAQQLGFEGESGVVVAGVEPGSPAARAGLRPGALITEVNKKPVHNIREFQQALKDGANGKSALLLVRMGEGSRYVAIETS is encoded by the coding sequence ATGTCTCGCAAGACCAAGATTGGATTTTGGTTGGCAACGGTAATGATGATTGCCGGCACATCGCTGATTACACTCGGCGGCGCCAACCCCGCACCCGTTCAAGGGCAAGACCACAGTGGAAGTATTGCGGCCGTCGACGCAATGAGCGACGCCTTCGCATACGTAGCGAATCAGACTTCGCCGGCAGTCGTGTTCATTGAGATTCAGAAGACGGTTACGCCGCGACCTGCCTCGTTTTTTGGCCCCGAAGGGTATAGCTTCGGCATCCCGGGATTCTTCGGGCCGATGCCGGGACGCGGCCCTGATAGCATGGGCGATGATGGCCCCGGCCGATACCCGGTGCCTGTCGGCGAAGGTTCCGGATTCATCATCTCGCCCGATGGCTACATTGTCACTAATAATCACGTGACGGATGATGCGGACCGACTCAAGGTCACGCTGGCCGACGGCCGCACGTTCGATGCGAAGCTCGTGGGTGCAGACCCGCAGACCGAGATCGCGCTGATCAAGGTCGAGGCGGAGAATCTGCCCACGGTGAAGCTTGGCGACTCCGATTCGCTGCGTGTTGGCGAGTGGGTGCTGGCCATCGGTAGTCCGTTCGGTCTGAATCACTCGGTGACCTCCGGCATTGTGAGTGCGCGTGAGCGCGGCAACGTTGGTATCGTGGACTACGCGGACTTCATCCAAACCGACGCGGCTATCAACCCCGGCAACTCCGGCGGTCCGCTGCTTAACATGAAGGGCGAAGTCGTCGGCATGAACACCGCTATCGTAAGCCGTGGCGGTGGCAGCAACGGCGTTGGCTTCGCCATCCCCGTCAACATGGTCAAGTCGGTCGTTGACCAGTTGCGCGACCACGGCTCCGTGACGCGCGGATTCCTTGGCGTGGGTATTCAGGAGTTGACGCCCGACCTCGCTCAGTGGTTCGGCATTCCGGACAATCGCGGCGTGCTGATTTCGCAGGTGAGCCCTGATTCGCCTGCTGAAAAGGCGGGATTGCAGCGCGATGACGTCATCGTCGAGATGGATGGCAAGAGTGTGGCCGAAGCGGGCACGTTCCGTAGCCACATTGCCACCAAGAAACCGGGTACGTCCGTTGAGCTGGGCATCCTTCGTAAGGGTGAGCGCATAAACAAGAAGGTCGATTTGGGTAGCCTCGAAGGCAAGAAAATTGCCGCGAACGAGCCCGACACTCAATCCGGCCAGATGGGCCTTGGCATCGAGCTTCAGCCCCTGACCAGCGATATTGCCCAGCAACTTGGATTCGAAGGTGAGTCCGGCGTGGTTGTGGCTGGTGTCGAACCCGGCTCTCCCGCGGCCCGCGCAGGTCTTCGCCCCGGCGCGCTGATCACTGAAGTCAACAAGAAGCCCGTACACAATATCCGCGAGTTCCAGCAGGCGCTGAAAGATGGCGCAAACGGTAAGTCGGCCCTGCTGTTGGTCCGCATGGGTGAAGGATCTCGATACGTTGCGATTGAAACGTCTTAA
- a CDS encoding sigma-70 family RNA polymerase sigma factor — MSSDFLDEDEHALRTAALSGDETAWRVLYERHFNALFAHVHRETMCDLHRTQEIVQDCWLVAVKKMRAFDPAKGNFGVWLCGIADRLLANDRRRWARRNRLNHEIAAGTAIAPPAMGEGERFALVLGSLPDRYQIVLRAKYEQEQSVAEIARTWGQNVKTVESLLTRARAAFRQAFAQLEQEHTKS; from the coding sequence ATGTCATCGGATTTCCTTGACGAAGACGAGCATGCGTTACGCACTGCTGCGCTATCCGGCGACGAGACAGCGTGGCGCGTACTGTACGAGCGCCACTTCAACGCTCTCTTTGCGCATGTTCATCGGGAAACGATGTGTGACCTTCATCGCACGCAGGAGATTGTTCAGGACTGTTGGCTGGTCGCCGTCAAGAAGATGCGGGCGTTCGATCCCGCCAAAGGAAACTTCGGCGTTTGGCTGTGCGGCATCGCAGACCGGTTGTTGGCGAACGATCGACGCCGGTGGGCACGCCGGAACCGGCTGAACCACGAGATAGCGGCGGGGACTGCGATTGCGCCACCCGCGATGGGCGAAGGAGAACGGTTCGCGTTGGTGCTTGGTTCCTTGCCGGATCGCTATCAGATTGTGCTTCGCGCGAAGTACGAGCAGGAACAGTCTGTGGCGGAAATCGCGCGGACATGGGGACAGAACGTGAAGACGGTCGAGTCGCTTCTGACGAGGGCGCGCGCGG